A window of the Lactuca sativa cultivar Salinas chromosome 7, Lsat_Salinas_v11, whole genome shotgun sequence genome harbors these coding sequences:
- the LOC111917834 gene encoding peptidyl-prolyl cis-trans isomerase CYP59 has product MSVLIVTSLGDIVVDLHTDRCPLTCKNFLKLCKIKYYNGCLFHTVQKDFTAQTGDPTGTGSGGDSIYKFLYGDQARFFGDEIHLDLKHSKMGTVAMASAGENLNASQFYMTLRDDLDYLDGKHTVFGEIAEGLETLSRINEAYVDEKSRPYKNIRIKHTYILDDPFEDPPQLAELVPDASPEGKPKDEVDDEVRLEDDWVPMDEQLGAGELEEVIRAKEAHSRAVVLESIGDIPDAEIKPPDNVLFVCKLNPVTEDEDLHTIFSRFGSVSSAEIIRDFKTGDSLCYAFIEFDDKEACEQAYFKMDNALIDDRRIHVDFSQSVSKLWNQYRRKGSNQAGNGGNKGGCFKCGSLDHIAKDCSGNSEPPKYILKDDAFNRRGANDSSRYDMVFDEDTHASPKRKKHVEVDDDDKEKRKVGHGHGVVMDERKQKDLYRHDKESGDRRKDDYYYKKKRDEVDYHRTSRNDDRDRDRHRGGRRDDDIDMDRRRGRDGRTEESYDRKKVGDEDEKDNRTSRNDDRRRGGDDSYGSSRKKRYSEEDSYDRKKVGHNNNNKRSKEEERGRGSRRD; this is encoded by the exons ATGTCGGTGTTGATTGTGACAAGTTTGGGGGACATCGTTGTTGATTTGCATACAGATCGTTGTCCTCTGACATGCAAGAATTTTTTGAAACTCTGCAA GATTAAATATTACAATGGGTGTCTATTTCACACAGTTCAGAAGGATTTTACTGCACAGACAGGTGATCCTACTGGAACAGGTTCTGGTGGTGATTCTATCTACAA atttttgtATGGGGATCAAGCTCGTTTTTTTGGTGATGAGATTCATTTGGATCTGAAGCATTCCAAGATGGGTACAGTTGCCATGGCTAGTGCAGGAGAAAATCTTAATGCTTCTCAG TTTTACATGACACTGCGAGATGATCTTGACTACCTTGATGGGAAGCACACT GTCTTTGGAGAGATTGCTGAAGGGCTTGAAACACTGAGCAGAATAAACGAGGCTTATGTAGATGAGAAGAGCAGACCTTATAAAAACATTCG CATCAAACATACATATATACTAGATGATCCTTTTGAAGACCCTCCACAGCTAGCTGAACTAGTTCCAGATGCTTCCCCTGAAGGAAAGCCAAAAGATGag GTTGATGATGAAGTGAGGCTTGAAGACGATTGGGTGCCCATGGATGAACAATTAGGTGCAGGAGAACTTGAGGAGGTTATTCGTGCCAAAGAAGCACATTCTAGAGCAGTTGTGCTTGAAAGT ATAGGGGACATTCCTGATGCTGAGATAAAGCCTCCTGATAATGTGCTCTTTGTATGCAAACTAAATCCAGTCACTGAA GATGAGGATCTGCATACAATCTTTTCAAGATTTGGAAGTGTGAGCTC agcTGAAATAATCCGTGACTTCAAAACTGGAGACAGCTTGTGCTATGCCTTTATTG AGTTTGATGATAAAGAAGCTTGCGAACAAGCATACTTCAAG ATGGATAATGCCTTAATAGATGATCGGAGGATACATGTGGATTTCAGTCAAAGTGTTTCAAAGTTATGGAACCAATACAGGCGTAAAGGCAGCAATCAAGCTGGAAATG GAGGTAATAAAGGTGGTTGCTTCAAATGTGGGTCTCTTGATCACATTGCAAAAGACTGTTCTGGGAACTCTGAACCTCCAAAATACATCTTGAAGGACGATGCTTTCAACAGAAGAGGTGCCAATGATAGCTCCAG GTATGACATGGTGTTTGATGAGGACACACATGCAAGTCCAAAAAGAAAGAAACATGTTGAGgtggatgatgatgataaagagaaaCGAAAAGTGGGGCATGGCCATGGGGTTGTTATGGATGAAAGAAAACAAAAGGATTTATACAGACATGATAAAGAGTCGGGGGATAGAAGAAAAGATGATTACTACTACAAGAAGAAGAGAGATGAGGTGGATTATCATAGAACAAGTAGGAATGatgatagagatagagatagacaCAGAGGAGGTCGTAGGGATGATGATATTGATATGGATAGGAGGAGGGGGCGAGATGGTAGAACTGAGGAGTCATATGATAGGAAAAAAGTTGGTGatgaagatgaaaaagataataGAACAAGTAGGAATGATGATAGAAGGCGAGGAGGTGATGACTCATATGGAAGTAGTAGGAAGAAGAGATACAGTGAAGAAGATTCATATGATAGGAAAAAAGTtggacataataataataataagaggaGTAAGGAGGAAGAGCGAGGTCGAGGTAGCAGACGGGATTAA